From one Triticum urartu cultivar G1812 chromosome 3, Tu2.1, whole genome shotgun sequence genomic stretch:
- the LOC125542791 gene encoding zinc finger protein 511-like: MQQNPAEAMEASAPSEAEAPKDAGPWLGFWEVSRRRLTPDDPFFAAGDMERELLAKHVALDLSDDDRYQLEKMDVASVSMVCCPIAGCGAHLDCLEDFEDHYSTRHTASCSVCSRVYPTSRLLSIHISEAHDSFFQAKVARGFPMYECLVEGCGEKLKTYKSRQQHLVDKHQFPNSFEFFKRAQPSQRHRQKYHHRRQTAYKGEETRDTVMDVDGKNPRQSKPRYRPKQRDHKEPKENEHGHKESKDNEHHEKEAKESDMEVEQKIDELSSAVSRLSTADSVPSSITFGHRRARGLTFVPRSIRQNKQVSQPEAN; the protein is encoded by the exons ATGCAGCAGAATCCTGCTGAGGCCATGGAGGCCTCCGCGCCGTCGGAGGCCGAGGCGCCCAAAGATGCGGGGCCGTGGCTAGGGTTCTGGGAGGTGTCGCGGCGGCGGTTGACCCCCGACGACCCCTTCTTCGCCGCCGGCGACATGGAGCGCGAGCTACTCGCCAAACAC GTTGCCCTGGATCTCTCGGATGATGACCGGTACCAACTTGAGAAGATGGATGTGGCGAGCGTGAG CATGGTGTGTTGTCCAATTGCTGGTTGCGGTGCTCATCTAGATTGCTTGGAGGACTTTGAAGACCACTACAGCACACGGCATACTGCTTCATGCTCTGTATGTTCAAGAGTGTACCCAACATCAAGGTTGCTGAGTATTCATATTTCTGAGGCGCATGATTCCTTCTTCCAAGCAAAAGTCGCTCGTGGTTTTCCGATG TACGAATGTTTGGTGGAGGGTTGTGGGGAGAAGTTGAAGACGTACAAAAGTCGGCAGCAGCATCTTGTTGATAAGCATCAATTTCCCAACTCATTTGAATTCTTCAAAAGAGCACAACCTTCCCAGCGGCATCGTCAGAAGTATCATCATCGAAGGCAAACTGCTTATAAGGGAGAAGAGACAAGGGATACTGTCATGGACGTTGATGGGAAGAATCCAAGGCAATCGAAACCGAGATATCGGCCGAAGCAACGTGATCATAAGGAGCCGAAAGAAAATGAACATGGTCACAAGGAGTCGAAAGACAATGAACATCATGAGAAGGAGGCCAAGGAGAGCGACATGGAGGTCGAACAGAAGATTGATGAACTGTCCTCGGCTGTATCAAGGCTGAGTACTGCAGATTCGGTGCCTTCGAGCATAACCTTTGGCCATCGCCGTGCTCGTGGTCTTACTTTTGTCCCAAGATCTATTAGGCAGAACAAGCAGGTCTCTCAGCCAGAAGCAAATTGA